The following nucleotide sequence is from Gordonia jinghuaiqii.
TAGGAATACAGATGGCTCGGGGTGTCCACGCTACAACCGGGGTAGCGGTGCGAGTGCCACACACCGCCACTGTCGTCCTGCTTCTCGACGATGATGAACGGAATGCCGGCTTGCTTGAACTTCACAGCGGCAGAGATGCCCGACATTCCCGCGCCCACGATCAGTGCCTTGAAGCCATCGGGAACGCTCTCCCGAAGTGACACCTCCCGCGGATCCATGAACGCATCGAGCCGCGCGCCCATGATCCCCGCGTACTTCTCCGGAATGGGCGAGCCCTCCGACACCGCCATCATCCGCAGCAGCAAGTCCGCCGAGGGGCGGGGCACAGCGATATCTCCGGTCCTGCGCCAGTCGAGGATCGCTTCGTAGGCGCCTCGGCGGATCTCTGCCTGAATCGACGGCTCGAGACCACCGGTGTCGTTGTCGTCGACGCCGCGACTGCGCACCGGGAGGTACGGCGCCTTCAGCCACTGTTCGTCTCCGGTCAACTGGACCAGCACGAGCAGCAACGTGGGGACGTTCGCCAGCTGAATCGCTTCGCTCAACTGTGCTTCGAAGTCGTCAGCTCCCGACGACGACCCGATCTCGATGTCGTTCGCAATATCGGTCAAAGCCAATCCTTCCATCTGTGGACTCGATCGCAGCGGATAGCAGCGTCAGGGTCTCGGTCGCGTGTGAGCAAGGCAGGTGCGTTCGTAATATCGAACGCTCACTCGCAATGCTGAACATGCTACTCATGAAGTGTGACCCAGGTCAACAGACACCCAGGAGGTAATCGACAGCTCCAGACGGGCTTTCGACCCCCGAGAAGGTTCCGGCGACTTCGCCCTACTGCGTGGTACCTTCCGTACGACGTGCCGCATTGTCGGACACTGGAACACGGCGCCTTTAGGGGGACCTTCACATGTCGAGCGAAGCCGCAGGGCACGACAGAGCACTGGGCGAACATCGCACCGTCAGTCGAGTGATGGCCATCATCGAACGCGTTCTGGCAAGCGAGCCGAGCGGAATGAGGTTGGCGGACGTGGCGATATCAATTGACGCGCCGAAGTCTTCCATCCACGGCCTGTGCAAGGGTCTGGTCGCGACTGGTTACCTGCGCGAGGATTCGGGTCGATACTTTCTGGGGCCGGCGATCTCGAGTCTGCTGGCGGCCGGCAACAACGTGCTCCCGGCCGCGTATCGTTCGGCCCTCCAGGAGCTGACCGAGCGTTGGGGCGAGACAGCACTGCTCGTCACCCTCGTGGGCGACAGCATCGTGTACGTGGCGAAGGAAGAGCCGGACACGATGGTCCGAGCATCACCTCCGACCAACACCCGCTTCCCCATGTGGCCTCGAAGCAGCGGAAAGGTCTTTCTGGCCTATATGGAGCCACGCCGCCGTAACGCCTTCCTGGAGAGGACGTTCAGAGATCCGGCGGAGCGCGAGAGTGCGCGGCGCGAGGTCGAGGCAATTCCCGCGACACGGATAACCAGTCGCATCGAGGGC
It contains:
- a CDS encoding IclR family transcriptional regulator — its product is MSSEAAGHDRALGEHRTVSRVMAIIERVLASEPSGMRLADVAISIDAPKSSIHGLCKGLVATGYLREDSGRYFLGPAISSLLAAGNNVLPAAYRSALQELTERWGETALLVTLVGDSIVYVAKEEPDTMVRASPPTNTRFPMWPRSSGKVFLAYMEPRRRNAFLERTFRDPAERESARREVEAIPATRITSRIEGAEAGVATPVIFRGLPVNTALSIVGPAERMRGKTELIAEDLLKTAQTLSNEVSS